One window of Ziziphus jujuba cultivar Dongzao chromosome 5, ASM3175591v1 genomic DNA carries:
- the LOC107420271 gene encoding tubby-like F-box protein 5 — protein MPFKSIVREFREMREGIGNISRRGVEGRHTHSRAKSHIAPERSSFSPSLPSSSTALVHQGRWANLPPELLLDIIQRVEVSETSWPARRDVVACASVCRSWRELTKEVVKTPEQCGWLTFPISLKQPGPRDAPIQCFIKRERTTSTYRLYLGLSPALSGDMSKLLLAARKVRRATSTDFVISLVADDFSRASNTYVGKLRSNFLGTKFTIYDSQPPNDPVIQTNCRPHRRIHSKQVSPRLPAGNYNVATISYELNVLRTRGPRRMQCTMHSIPISSIQEGGTAPTPTEFTNCLDEQSSPMSVSKGKKPLVELSSTNLAESSESDTCSRDPLVLKNKAPRWHEQLQCWCLNFKGRVTVASVKNFQLVAAAEPCQNVSLAEQEKVILQFGKIGKDIFTMDYRYPLSAFQAFAICLSSFDTKPACE, from the exons ATGCCGTTCAAAAGCATAGTTCGTGAGTTCAGGGAAATGAGAGAAGGCATCGGAAACATATCAAGAAGAGGTGTAGAGGGTAGGCATACACATAGCAGGGCAAAATCGCATATTGCTCCCGAGCGATCCTCTTTTTCACCATCATTGCCTTCGTCTTCTACTGCATTGGTTCATCAGGGTCGGTGGGCAAATTTGCCACCCGAGTTGCTTCTTGATATAATACAACGCGTGGAAGTCAGTGAGACCTCCTGGCCTGCTCGGAGGGATGTGGTTGCTTGTGCCTCTGTTTGCAGGTCCTGGAGGGAACTTACAAAAGAGGTAGTCAAGACTCCGGAGCAGTGCGGGTGGCTTACCTTCCCTATCTCACTTAAGCAG CCAGGGCCAAGAGATGCTCCGATTCAGTGCTTTATTAAGAGGGAAAGAACGACTTCAACATATCGACTCTACCTCGGTCTAAGCCCTG CTCTTTCTGGAGATATGAGTAAATTGTTGTTGGCTGCAAGAAAAGTTAGAAGGGCAACAAGCACAGATTTTGTAATATCCTTGGTTGCTGATGACTTCTCTCGAGCAAGCAATACTTATGTTGGTAAACTAAG GTCTAACTTTTTGGGTACAAAGTTTACCATTTATGACAGTCAGCCTCCAAATGATCCTGTAATCCAAACAAATTGTAGGCCGCATCGAAGAATCCATTCAAAGCAGGTATCTCCAAGGTTACCTGCTGGTAATTATAATGTGGCTACCATATCATATGAGCTCAATGTCCTCCGTACAAGGGGCCCAAGACGAATGCAGTGCACCATGCATTCAATCCCCATCTCTTCAATTCAAGAAGGGGGTACTGCCCCAACTCCAACTGAATTCACAAATTGTCTTGATGAGCAGTCTTCTCCAATGTCAGTTTCAAAGGGAAAGAAGCCGCTTGTTGAGTTGAGCTCCACTAATCTTGCTGAGTCATCAGAATCGGATACCTGCTCAAGGGACCCacttgttttgaaaaataaagctCCAAGATGGCATGAGCAGCTGCAGTGTTGGTGCCTAAATTTCAAGGGACGAGTTACTGTAGCCTCTGTCAAGAATTTCCAACTGGTGGCAGCTGCAGAGCCTTGCCAGAATGTTTCATTGGCTGAACAAGAAAAAGTGATTCTGCAATTTGGGAAGATTGGGAAAGACATATTCACAATGGATTATCGCTATCCGCTGTCTGCCTTCCAAGCTTTTGCAATCTGCTTAAGTAGCTTTGACACTAAACCAGCCTGTGAATGA
- the LOC107420261 gene encoding U-box domain-containing protein 5 isoform X1 — protein sequence MALLNLMANDGGYALELSYYCTVKVHGLICLELKKFIVRISQIFPGIESARPGCKPGIQALCLLHDAMDKAKSIIQECSESSKLYLAITADKVVKRCERIRDALDSCLSQIQNLVPVLLAAKISGIIHDLRSAKFPLISAEDEARGALLVLLRRDINASSTVNNEELEILLLAASKLNITSPVALLIEKRSIKRLLDKVNDTEIKKTKILKYLLYLLRKYTGFINEGTFSQQEGGCSEVTEPELQFEYVRDESQAAEFGGTPQPPDAFKCPFSMSLMYDPVIIASGKTFERIWIERWFNEGNETCPVTHKKLDHLTVTPNSVMKDLISQWCMKCGITVPEPCSQPFPAPHSSPRILRSGSISSFGSYMNDLRLQVSHVSLRSSDSSRGSPLLDDKVGGGSKSGLVQMDAESQNIQCCSFGRENTNAFLSRLEELSWESQCRVVENVKKQLEVEDNHDSDVPTIGNDQIMLLVKFMKNASEISDAKAHRDGVEVLWAILCRNRREIPPFHEDVIHVLAPYLGSEIAEKVLEIMEVLSREKYFKSVMLASGTLPSILEALETRIRKLHSLALKVVCNLSTHNDTGYHMVYLDCIPKLVQLLGDRTLALYSIKILKNLSQNGEARIAVAESIECLDAIDRLLENGTKVEQENAVDVLLYLCHGCPEYIQLVKRESIIESLASIYANGNSRGKEISRELIQLLDTITDDNTSHCQIANAEIPSGSAKKSSTKAFRFLAKKMPVFSKPFS from the exons ATGGCGCTTTTGAATTTAATGGCAAATGATGGAGGCTATGCTCTAGAATTATCTTACTATTGCACAGTTAAG GTGCATGGTTTAATATGCTTAGAACTCAAGAAATTCATTGTTAGAATATCTCAAATATTTCCGGGCATTGAATCTGCTCGACCAGGATGCAAACCTGGAATACAAGCGTTGTGCTTATTACACGATGCAATGGACAAAGCAAAGTCAATTATTCAGGAATGCTCCGAGTCTAGTAaactttatttg GCGATAACAGCTGATAAAGTAGTCAAGAGATGTGAAAGAATAAGAGACGCTTTGGATTCATGTTTGAGCCAAATTCAGAATTTGGTTCCTGTACTGTTGGCTGCAAAG ATATCTGGAATTATTCATGATCTAAGGAGTGCAAAGTTTCCTTTAATTTCCGCTGAAGATGAGGCTAGGGGGGCTTTACTAGTACTGCTTCGGCGGGATATAAATGCATCAAGTACAGTGAACAATGAAGAACTTGAGATTCTTCTACTTGCAGCTTCAAAACTTAACATTACGTCACCTGTGGCTCTCTTGATAGAGAAAAGGTCTATAAAGAGACTGCTCGATAAAGTCAATGATACcgaaataaaaaagacaaaaatcttAAAGTACCTCCTGTATCTTTTGAGGAAGTATACAGGGTTTATTAATGAAGGCACCTTTTCTCAGCAGGAAGGGGGATGTAGCGAGGTTACTGAGCCTGAACTTCAGTTTGAATATGTGAGAGATGAAAGTCAAGCAGCCGAATTTGGTGGTACACCTCAACCTCCTGATGCATTTAAATGTCCCTTCTCTATGAGTCTGATGTATGATCCGGTAATTATTGCATCTGGGAAGACATTTGAACGAATATGGATAGAGAGGTGGTTTAATGAGGGTAATGAGACATGCCCAGTAACTCATAAGAAGCTGGACCATCTCACTGTGACTCCAAATTCTGTAATGAAGGATCTTATTTCACAGTGGTGTATGAAGTGTGGAATCACTGTTCCTGAGCCTTGTTCACAACCGTTTCCTGCTCCACATTCCAGTCCAAGAATTTTGCGTTCTGGTTCAATTTCTAGCTTTGGAAGTTATATGAATGATTTACGCCTTCAAGTTAGCCACGTGTCACTTCGCTCTTCAGATTCCAGTCGTGGTTCACCTTTGTTAGATGACAAAGTTGGTGGTGGATCTAAGAGTGGGCTGGTGCAGATGGATGCAGAGTCTCAGAACATTCAATGTTGTTCATTTGGTCGTGAAAATACTAACGCCTTTCTTTCCAGACTTGAAGAACTTTCGTGGGAATCGCAATGCAGGGTTGTGGAAAATGTCAAAAAGCAACTGGAAGTGGAAGATAACCACGATTCAGATGTTCCAACGATTGGTAATGACCAAATTATGCTGCTGGTCAAATTTATGAAGAATGCAAGTGAAATAAGTGATGCAAAAGCACATAGAGATGGAGTAGAGGTGCTTTGGGCTATTTTATGTAGAAACAG AAGAGAAATTCCACCTTTTCATGAAGATGTCATTCATGTCTTGGCTCCATATCTGGGTTCAGAAATCGCCGAAAAAGTCCTTGAAATCATGGAAGTGCTATCTCGTGAGAAGTACTTCAAGTCTGTAATGTTGGCTTCTGGTACTCTTCCTTCCATCCTTGAAGCCCTTGAAACTCGGATAAGAAAGTTACATAGTCTTGCTTTGAAAGTTGTTTGTAACTTGTCCACTCACAATGACACTGGGTATCACATGGTCTATTTGGATTGCATCCCAAAGCTGGTTCAACTTTTAGGCGATAGAACTCTTGCATTATATTCCATTAAAATCTTGAAGAACTTGAGCCAAAATGGAGAGGCGAGAATTGCAGTTGCTGAAAGCATTGAATGCCTTGATGCCATTGACAGACTACTAGAAAATGGTACAAAGGTGGAACAGGAAAATGCGGTGGATGTTCTGCTTTACCTATGTCATGGATGCCCGGAGTATATTCAACTGGTGAAGAGAGAGAGCATTATAGAATCCTTGGCGAGTATATATGCGAATGGAAATTCCAGGGGAAAAGAGATAAGTAGAGAGCTAATCCAGCTCTTAGATACTATCACAGATGATAATACTTCACATTGTCAAATTGCTAATGCAGAAATCCCAAGTGGCTCTGCTAAGAAATCATCTACTAAAGCATTTCGGTTTCTGGCAAAGAAAATGCCAGTCTTTTCGAAGCCCTTCTCTTAA
- the LOC107420270 gene encoding uncharacterized protein LOC107420270: protein MANETQSFFRFHWLRRPNPTPQSRPTRPTKETRTPAPMTAALAGQRPAFSPKGIAPTQPPPSQPSKTEPQDQPASQPPSESRVTSQPPSPPRAPKESRATSQPPSPSHAPKLSRATSQPSSPSRPKTRTPSSPSRASSGSPSKSPSKPQPDSRTVSSQPQSPSRLTSQSVRSTTLLQVTSPFRLQPKAEVVSETPAYKEGSKPQSSETQREEKVAESQPPLQQPQMKMEVAPDKTQVAKDESPKKTTSQADNGGEKVTAQASDSVATPSPSQQEDKAAVSQPALTQVPKTESPKKTTSQADNDGEKGTAQASQQEDKAAVSQPALQESQPKIENTPEQTSISPLKTTSQDEDDRKATKAPAISPKEVVESTGDQKTLSKLEGESKPEREEEEEKTVEVLPKEEKTKSPAFGRPVQKPVPQHIPTVTTGRRKHTRDPAIVAFREEKRPQKQETSDEKNKVATTTTTTSYTGRQIKTVSSSGNTSNTSFHKPFSSAADEPAPRQKEIKEDISKLVHKLTTEHHLVESPVSVITLTGENRGASMNVSSEPAKKEESIHIHRGYKLNPDDSAESTTDGEVNNTQGRRFKDHLSKEAPPVKAYANSNVQSINNSIVFNASVNGRNPGIHLEFSQDDAEPTGINGRSQSHQASRAEISITPSEKLTHEHTVKRRCLRGLLLESSDSEPDNPKKPRHHGCRYGCFENKKDKEFGA from the coding sequence ATGGCTAACGAAACGCAATCATTCTTTCGCTTCCATTGGCTCCGGCGACCAAATCCAACTCCACAATCCCGACCCACCCGACCAACTAAGGAAACCCGAACCCCGGCCCCAATGACCGCAGCTCTGGCCGGTCAACGACCCGCTTTTAGTCCCAAGGGGATCGCCCCGACTCAGCCACCTCCTTCCCAACCTTCTAAAACTGAACCTCAAGACCAGCCTGCCTCTCAACCGCCATCAGAGTCCCGCGTGACTTCTCAGCCTCCATCACCACCACGTGCGCCCAAAGAATCACGCGCCACTTCTCAGCCTCCTTCACCGTCACATGCACCCAAGTTATCACGCGCCACTTCTCAACCCTCATCTCCATCCCGTCCGAAAACCCGAACCCCATCGTCTCCATCACGTGCTTCCTCTGGTTCCCCTTCCAAATCTCCTTCTAAGCCTCAACCAGATTCCCGAACGGTGTCGTCTCAACCTCAATCCCCATCCCGTCTGACATCTCAATCTGTACGCAGCACGACTTTGTTGCAAGTCACTTCTCCTTTTCGGTTACAACCAAAGGCTGAAGTGGTATCTGAGACCCCGGCATATAAAGAAGGTTCGAAACCTCAATCCTCTGAGACTCAACGAGAAGAAAAGGTGGCGGAGTCTCAGCCACCATTACAACAACCTCAAATGAAGATGGAAGTCGCACCCGACAAGACCCAGGTGGCAAAGGATGAAAGTCCCAAGAAAACCACTTCTCAAGCTGATAATGGTGGTGAAAAAGTCACTGCTCAAGCTTCTGACTCTGTAGCAACACCTTCGCCATCTCAACAAGAAGATAAAGCTGCAGTATCTCAACCAGCATTGACCCAGGTCCCAAAGACTGAAAGTCCCAAGAAAACCACTTCTCAAGCTGATAATGATGGTGAAAAAGGCACTGCACAAGCCTCTCAACAAGAAGACAAAGCTGCAGTGTCTCAACCAGCATTGCAGGAATCTCAACCAAAGATTGAGAACACGCCTGAGCAGACTTCCATTAGTCCCCTGAAAACCACTTCCCAAGATGAAGATGATAGAAAGGCAACAAAGGCGCCTGCGATATCTCCCAAAGAAGTTGTAGAATCAACTGGAGATCAGAAGACTCTTTCAAAGCTGGAGGGAGAATCGAAGccagaaagagaagaagaggaggagaaaACTGTGGAAGTATTACCCAAGGAAGAAAAGACAAAAAGCCCAGCTTTTGGACGACCAGTTCAGAAACCCGTCCCTCAACATATTCCTACGGTAACAACAGGTCGCCGAAAACACACCAGAGACCCGGCGATTGTTGCATTTCGAGAAGAGAAAAGGCCGCAGAAGCAAGAAACTTCGGACGAGAAGAACAAAGTAGCcactaccaccaccaccaccagttATACTGGGAGACAAATCAAAACTGTCAGTTCATCAGGTAATACATCAAATACGTCATTTCATAAGCCCTTTTCGTCTGCTGCCGATGAACCAGCTCCGAGGCAGAAGGAGATCAAGGAAGATATTTCTAAGCTTGTTCATAAGCTGACGACTGAGCACCACTTGGTTGAGAGCCCAGTTAGTGTCATCACCCTAACAGGCGAAAACAGAGGAGCTTCCATGAACGTGAGCTCAGAACCAGCTAAGAAGGAGGAATCAATCCATATTCATCGGGGTTACAAATTAAACCCGGATGACAGCGCTGAATCTACCACTGATGGAGAGGTTAATAACACCCAAGGAAGAAGGTTTAAAGACCATCTGAGTAAAGAAGCCCCGCCAGTAAAGGCTTATGCTAACAGCAACGTACAGAGTATCAATAACTCTATTGTCTTCAACGCTTCTGTTAATGGAAGGAATCCTGGTATTCATCTTGAATTTTCTCAAGACGATGCAGAACCCACCGGGATAAATGGAAGATCACAGTCCCACCAAGCAAGCAGGGCTGAAATCTCCATAACCCCTTCTGAGAAGCTCACTCATGAGCACACTGTCAAACGTCGATGTCTCAGAGGACTCCTTCTGGAATCAAGTGACTCAGAACCAGATAATCCCAAAAAGCCTCGACACCATGGTTGCCGTTATGGTTGCTTCGAAAACAAGAAGGATAAAGAGTTTGGGGCTTAA
- the LOC107420259 gene encoding pentatricopeptide repeat-containing protein At2g32630, whose product MLNWKHLVFRKSINHVARISGRLRSQPQCVCENASTISAQISPSVHSSNSYSSKPLQNPQYLKPITLFNRYIHSSRETKMSYLGHETRLESEDGEEDGAMNEFLSRFVWIMRGKLSESYPDCDKQTIDGMLLIIVEKVVFELQKGGIHQMLGAAVSTPSQDLSEDLWRTVWEVSNMVLDDMRKATKKEKMKKFLQSEEVKEMSRFAGEIGIRGDLLRELRFKWASEKMEESEFYASLERLRQEEQQAHEKELLEGARDDKVGEEEAVVVSEEKPKVVSLPKRHGKISYKLYGLDLSDPKWAEVADKIHETGKIIWPEDPKPISGKCKLVIEKILSLNEANDPSPLLAEWVDLLQPTRIDWINLLDRLKEQSTPLYLKVAELVLSQKSFETNIRDYSNLIDAHAKWNRVEDAERILKKMNENGFQPDILTAITLVHMYSKVGNLERTKEAFEILKSHGFQPDIKAYTSMIMAYANAGQPKLGESLMREMEFKDIKPPKEIFLALLRSFSQCGDVDGAGRIGNMMQFAGFEANMESCTLLIEAYGKAGDPDQARRKFDDMIKAGQKPDDRCTASMIAAYAKKNLLDKALNLLLQLEKDGFEPGVETYSVLVDWLGRLQLIDEAEQLLDRIAKQGEAPPFKINISLCDMYARAGIEKKALQSLGVLEAKKEQLRSDEFERIIHGLIDGGFVQHANRIHEMMQAQGFTASEPLKVALMASQAFGRGRPMMR is encoded by the exons ATGTTAAATTGGAAGCACCTTGTCTTTAGGAAATCGATCAACCATGTAGCAAGAATCAGTGGCAGATTGCGGTCACAGCCTCAATGTGTTTGCGAAAATGCCTCAACCATTTCAGCCCAGATATCTCCGTCAGTTCATTCATCAAACAGTTACAGCTCAAAACCTCTCCAAAACCCTCAATACCTAAAACCCATTACCTTGTTCAACAGATATATTCACTCTAGTAGAGAAACTAAAATGAGCTACTTGGGGCATGAAACAAGACTCGAATCTGAGGATGGCGAAGAGGATGGTGCGATGAATGAATTCTTGTCCCGATTCGTCTGGATAATGCGTGGGAAACTTTCGGAGTCTTACCCAGACTGTGATAAACAGACAATTGATGGCATGCTATTGATCATTGTTGAGAAAGTTGTTTTCGAGTTGCAAAAGGGTGGGATTCATCAGATGCTCGGTGCGGCAGTGTCCACTCCGTCTCAGGATTTGAGTGAGGATTTGTGGAGAACGGTGTGGGAGGTGAGCAATATGGTGTTGGATGACATGAGGAAGGCAACAAAGAAGGAAAAGATGAAGAAGTTTCTGCAATCAGAAGAAGTTAAGGAGATGAGCAGGTTTGCTGGGGAAATTGGTATACGAGGGGATTTACTGAGGGAGCTCAGGTTCAAGTGGGCTAGCGAGAAAATGGAGGAAAGTGAGTTCTACGCAAGTTTGGAGCGTCTAAGACAAGAAGAACAACAAGCCCATGAAAAAGAATTGTTAGAAGGCGCACGAGATGATAAGGTGGGCGAAGAAGAGGCTGTTGTTGTGTCTGAGGAGAAACCTAAGGTTGTTTCTCTTCCCAAGAGACATGGAAAGATAAGTTACAAGTTATATGGTCTTGATCTTTCTGACCCGAAATGGGCAGAAGTGGCTGATAAAATTCATGAGACAGGGAAGATCATTTGGCCTGAGGATCCCAAACCAATATCTGGAAAATGCAAACTGGTTATTGAGAAAATTTTATCACTAAATGAGGCAAATGACCCATCTCCACTTTTGGCTGAATGGGTTGACCTTCTTCAGCCTACCAGGATTGATTGGATCAATTTGCTTGACAGACTGAAAGAGCAGAGCACGCCTCTATACTTAAAG GTGGCAGAACTTGTACTGAGCCAGAAGTCCTTTGAAACTAACATCCGTGATTACTCAAACCTCATTGATGCTCATGCAAAATGGAATCGTGTGGAAGATGCTGAAAGAATACTTAAGAAGATGAATGAAAATGGTTTCCAGCCTGATATTTTAACAGCCATTACTTTGGTTCACATGTACAGCAAGGTAGGCAATCTTGAACGTACAAAAGAAGCATTTGAAATCTTGAAGAGCCATGGCTTCCAGCCAGACATCAAGGCCTACACTTCAATGATCATGGCATATGCAAATGCTGGCCAACCCAAGTTAGGCGAGTCATTGATGAGAGAGATGGAATTTAAAGACATAAAGCCCCCAAAGGAGATATTCTTGGCATTACTTCGATCATTTTCCCAATGCGGTGATGTCGATGGAGCTGGACGAATTGGTAATATGATGCAATTTGCAGGGTTCGAGGCAAATATGGAGTCTTGCACGTTGCTCATTGAGGCATATGGAAAAGCTGGTGATCCTGATCAGGCAAGGAGGAAGTTTGACGACATGATAAAAGCTGGACAAAAGCCTGATGATAGGTGCACTGCAAGCATGATTGCAGCTTATGCAAAGAAGAATTTATTGGACAAGGCCCTAAATCTTTTGTTGCAGCTTGAGAAGGATGGGTTTGAACCTGGAGTTGAAACTTATAGCGTTCTTGTGGACTGGCTAGGCAGGTTGCAGCTAATCGACGAAGCTGAACAACTATTAGACAGAATTGCCAAGCAGGGTGAGGCTCctccttttaaaataaatataagccTCTGTGATATGTATGCAAGGGCTGGAATTGAGAAAAAGGCCCTACAATCTTTAGGGGTTCTGGAGGCCAAAAAGGAACAATTGAGATCAGATGAGTTTGAGAGGATTATACATGGGTTAATAGATGGTGGCTTCGTGCAGCATGCTAATAGGATACATGAGATGATGCAGGCACAGGGTTTCACGGCATCAGAGCCACTTAAGGTGGCCCTCATGGCATCTCAAGCTTTTGGCCGCGGGAGACCTATGATGAGATAG
- the LOC107420260 gene encoding CBS domain-containing protein CBSX3, mitochondrial has product MQQIGRAVRSCQEIVKAKILQHSHGGVTAKMEKLFSRFGGITASSSLPLKGLENVTVAEVLMTKGRERTGSWLWCLSDDPVVDAMKNMAQNNIGALVVLRPGENQKHIEGIITERDYIQKIIAQGRSPIYTKVGEIMTGENKLITVTSHTNILEAMQLMTEKGIRHVPVIDGTLVGMISIKDVVRAVVGQQSGELRRLNDFIKGDYY; this is encoded by the exons ATGCAACAAATAGGCCGAGCAGTACGATCTTGCCAGGAAATAGTGAAAGCTAAAATTTTACAGCACTCTCATGGGGGAGTAACAGCAAAAATGGAGAAGCTTTTCTCCCGTTTTGGAGGAATCACTGCCTCTTCATCGTTGCCTCTGAAAGGATTAGAGAACGTAACAGTAGCAGAGGTACTCATGACAAAGGGACGTGAACGTACCGGTTCTTGGCTATGGTGCCTATCTGATGACCCCGTTGTCGATGCTATGAAAAAT aTGGCTCAAAACAACATCGGGGCATTAGTGGTATTGAGGCCAGGGGAGAACCAAAAGCATATTGAAGGAATCATTACAGAGAGAG ACTATATACAGAAAATAATCGCTCAGGGAAGATCTCCAATTTATACAAAAGTAGGAGAAATAATGACCGGAGAG AACAAGTTAATAACAGTGACATCTCATACAAATATACTTGAAGCAATGCAGCTGATGACAG AAAAAGGAATTAGACATGTCCCTGTTATAGATGGGACGCTAGTAGGAATGATCTCGATCAAAGATGTTGTGCGTGCCGTGGTGGGACAGCAAAGCGGGGAATTGCGGCGACTGAACGACTTTATTAAGGGAGACTACTACTAA
- the LOC107420261 gene encoding U-box domain-containing protein 5 isoform X2 — protein MYLYYELHSLFKAITADKVVKRCERIRDALDSCLSQIQNLVPVLLAAKISGIIHDLRSAKFPLISAEDEARGALLVLLRRDINASSTVNNEELEILLLAASKLNITSPVALLIEKRSIKRLLDKVNDTEIKKTKILKYLLYLLRKYTGFINEGTFSQQEGGCSEVTEPELQFEYVRDESQAAEFGGTPQPPDAFKCPFSMSLMYDPVIIASGKTFERIWIERWFNEGNETCPVTHKKLDHLTVTPNSVMKDLISQWCMKCGITVPEPCSQPFPAPHSSPRILRSGSISSFGSYMNDLRLQVSHVSLRSSDSSRGSPLLDDKVGGGSKSGLVQMDAESQNIQCCSFGRENTNAFLSRLEELSWESQCRVVENVKKQLEVEDNHDSDVPTIGNDQIMLLVKFMKNASEISDAKAHRDGVEVLWAILCRNRREIPPFHEDVIHVLAPYLGSEIAEKVLEIMEVLSREKYFKSVMLASGTLPSILEALETRIRKLHSLALKVVCNLSTHNDTGYHMVYLDCIPKLVQLLGDRTLALYSIKILKNLSQNGEARIAVAESIECLDAIDRLLENGTKVEQENAVDVLLYLCHGCPEYIQLVKRESIIESLASIYANGNSRGKEISRELIQLLDTITDDNTSHCQIANAEIPSGSAKKSSTKAFRFLAKKMPVFSKPFS, from the exons atgtatttatattatgaATTGCATTCGCTTTTTAAGGCGATAACAGCTGATAAAGTAGTCAAGAGATGTGAAAGAATAAGAGACGCTTTGGATTCATGTTTGAGCCAAATTCAGAATTTGGTTCCTGTACTGTTGGCTGCAAAG ATATCTGGAATTATTCATGATCTAAGGAGTGCAAAGTTTCCTTTAATTTCCGCTGAAGATGAGGCTAGGGGGGCTTTACTAGTACTGCTTCGGCGGGATATAAATGCATCAAGTACAGTGAACAATGAAGAACTTGAGATTCTTCTACTTGCAGCTTCAAAACTTAACATTACGTCACCTGTGGCTCTCTTGATAGAGAAAAGGTCTATAAAGAGACTGCTCGATAAAGTCAATGATACcgaaataaaaaagacaaaaatcttAAAGTACCTCCTGTATCTTTTGAGGAAGTATACAGGGTTTATTAATGAAGGCACCTTTTCTCAGCAGGAAGGGGGATGTAGCGAGGTTACTGAGCCTGAACTTCAGTTTGAATATGTGAGAGATGAAAGTCAAGCAGCCGAATTTGGTGGTACACCTCAACCTCCTGATGCATTTAAATGTCCCTTCTCTATGAGTCTGATGTATGATCCGGTAATTATTGCATCTGGGAAGACATTTGAACGAATATGGATAGAGAGGTGGTTTAATGAGGGTAATGAGACATGCCCAGTAACTCATAAGAAGCTGGACCATCTCACTGTGACTCCAAATTCTGTAATGAAGGATCTTATTTCACAGTGGTGTATGAAGTGTGGAATCACTGTTCCTGAGCCTTGTTCACAACCGTTTCCTGCTCCACATTCCAGTCCAAGAATTTTGCGTTCTGGTTCAATTTCTAGCTTTGGAAGTTATATGAATGATTTACGCCTTCAAGTTAGCCACGTGTCACTTCGCTCTTCAGATTCCAGTCGTGGTTCACCTTTGTTAGATGACAAAGTTGGTGGTGGATCTAAGAGTGGGCTGGTGCAGATGGATGCAGAGTCTCAGAACATTCAATGTTGTTCATTTGGTCGTGAAAATACTAACGCCTTTCTTTCCAGACTTGAAGAACTTTCGTGGGAATCGCAATGCAGGGTTGTGGAAAATGTCAAAAAGCAACTGGAAGTGGAAGATAACCACGATTCAGATGTTCCAACGATTGGTAATGACCAAATTATGCTGCTGGTCAAATTTATGAAGAATGCAAGTGAAATAAGTGATGCAAAAGCACATAGAGATGGAGTAGAGGTGCTTTGGGCTATTTTATGTAGAAACAG AAGAGAAATTCCACCTTTTCATGAAGATGTCATTCATGTCTTGGCTCCATATCTGGGTTCAGAAATCGCCGAAAAAGTCCTTGAAATCATGGAAGTGCTATCTCGTGAGAAGTACTTCAAGTCTGTAATGTTGGCTTCTGGTACTCTTCCTTCCATCCTTGAAGCCCTTGAAACTCGGATAAGAAAGTTACATAGTCTTGCTTTGAAAGTTGTTTGTAACTTGTCCACTCACAATGACACTGGGTATCACATGGTCTATTTGGATTGCATCCCAAAGCTGGTTCAACTTTTAGGCGATAGAACTCTTGCATTATATTCCATTAAAATCTTGAAGAACTTGAGCCAAAATGGAGAGGCGAGAATTGCAGTTGCTGAAAGCATTGAATGCCTTGATGCCATTGACAGACTACTAGAAAATGGTACAAAGGTGGAACAGGAAAATGCGGTGGATGTTCTGCTTTACCTATGTCATGGATGCCCGGAGTATATTCAACTGGTGAAGAGAGAGAGCATTATAGAATCCTTGGCGAGTATATATGCGAATGGAAATTCCAGGGGAAAAGAGATAAGTAGAGAGCTAATCCAGCTCTTAGATACTATCACAGATGATAATACTTCACATTGTCAAATTGCTAATGCAGAAATCCCAAGTGGCTCTGCTAAGAAATCATCTACTAAAGCATTTCGGTTTCTGGCAAAGAAAATGCCAGTCTTTTCGAAGCCCTTCTCTTAA